The sequence GACGATGCCGTGCTCGTCGTTGGCCGCGGCATAGACCAGGCTGCCGCTTTCCCGGCCGTCGTCCCACACCCGCGGCAGGCCGGAGTCGACCGCCAGCGATTTCAGCCCGGCGTCGAGCACGATGCGCTCGCCGTTGCCGCAGCTCATCACCGTGCTGGCCAGGAACAGGCTGTGCTCGAAGCGCAGCGCATCGCCGTATTCGCTGCTGCCGTAGTCGGCGTCCATGAATGGGTAGGAGCCGGGCTGCACCTCGGTGTAGACGCCGCTGGCCAGGTCGAATTCGACGCTGCCGGTGCCGCCGCCGGTGACCACCTCGCAGCGCACCCCGGCCCGCTGCAGTTCGGCCAGCACGGCAGCGGTCCGCTCGGCGGCCCGGGCCGCGGCGGCCGCGCGCTCGGCGTGGCCGCGCAGGTGCTGGATCGCGCCGTGATAGGCCTGCAGGCCCTTGAAGCGCAGTTGCGGATGCGCCGCCAGCGCCTCCAGCAGCCGCAGCACGGCCGGCGCGTCGGCCACGCCGCAGCGCTCCTGGCCGATGTCGACCTCGACCAGGACGTCCAGCCGGCTGCCGGCCTCGGCGGTGGTCGCCGCCAAGGCCGCGATCTGGCCGGCGTGGTCGACGCAGACGCTCATGCGCGCATGCAGCGCCATCCGTGCCAGCAGCGCCGCCTTGGCCGGGCCGGCGATCTCGTTGCTGACCAGGATGTCGGGCACGCCGGCCAGCACGAAGGGCAAGGCCTCGCTGACCTTCTGGCAGCAGATGCCGACCGCGCCCTGGCGCAGCTGGGCCTGCGCGATGGCCGGGCATTTGTGCGCCTTGGCGTGCGGCCGCAGCGCCACGCCGGCCGCATCGGCGCGGGCCTGCATGCGCGCCAGGTTGCGTTCGAAGGCGTCGAGCTCGACCAGCAGCGCCGGGGTGTCGATGGCCGACAGCGGATCGCCGGGCCGGGCCGGCGGCGGGAGGACGAGGGAAGGATCGAGGGACATGGCTGCTCGCCTGGATGGAAGGTAGTCGGTGTGCTCAGTCGTCGCGCGTCAGCACTTCGAGCAGCTCGATCTCGAACACCAGGTCCGAGTTCGGCTTGATATGGGCGCCGACCTGCCGCTCGCCGTAAGCGAGATGGGCCGGCACCCACAGCTTGCGCTTGCCGCCGACCTTCATGCCCATCAGGCCCTGGTCCCAGCCCTTGATGACGCGGCCGGTGCCGATCACGCACTGGAACGGCTTGCCGCGCGCGTGCGAGGAATCGAACTGGGTGCCGTCCTCGAGCCAGCCGGTGTAATGGGTGGTGATCAGGGCGCCCTTGACCGCTTCCCTGCCGTCGCCCGGCTCGATGTCGACGATCCTGAGTTCACTGCTCATCGGTCGCTCTCCTGTCCCATGGTCGGTTTGTGCGGGCTGCGTTTTCGCAGGAATCGGCCGGCCTGGCAACAGAAACGGAATGGCCGCCATGACGGCGGCCATTCCGGTACGGCTCGGCCTACATCATCCCCAGCGTCCGCGGCAGCCAGGTCGAGATCGCCGGCACGTAGGTGATCAGCGCCAGGAAACCCAGCATCGCCAGCAGCCACGGCCATACCGCCACCGTCAGCTCGGTGATGCCCATCCGGGTGATGCCCGACGCGACGTAGAGGTTCAGCCCCACCGGCGGGTGGCACATGCCGACCTCCATGTTCACCACGATCAGGATGCCGAAGTGTACCGGGTCGATGCCGAGCTGGATCGCCACCGGGAACAGGATGGGCGCGAAGATCAGCACGATGCTCGACGGCTCCATCACGTTGCCGGCCAGCAGCAGCAGCACGTTCACCGCCAGCAGGAAGGCGATCGGCCCCAGGCCCATGCTCAGCAGCCAGTCGGCCATCGCCTGCGGGATGTTCTCGTGCGTCATCAGGAAGGAGAACAGCACCGCGTTGGTGATGATATAGAGCAGCATCGCGCTCATCGCGGCCGAGCCGACCAGCACCTTGGGCACCTGCTTCAGCGGCATGTCGCGGTAGATGAACACCGCCACGATGAAGGCGTAGACCGCGCTCATCGCCGCCGCCTCGGTCGGGGTGAAGATGCCCGAGTAGATGCCGCCCATCACCACCACGATCAGCAGGATGCCCCACACCGCGCGGCGGAAGGCGCGCCAGCGCTGCGCCCAGCTTGCCTTGGGCAAGCGCGGGTAGCCGAACTTGCGGGCGCGCCACCAGGCGACGAAGCCGAGCACGAAGGCCAGCATCAGGCCCGGGATCACGCCGGCCATGAACAGCGCGCCGACCGAGGTGTTGGTCGCCACCGAGTACATCACCATCACGATCGACGGCGGGATCAGGATGCCCAGCGCGCCCGAGGTGGTGATCACGCCGGCGCCGAACTGCTTGGGGAAGCCCTGCTTGACCATCGCCGGCAGGATGATCGAGCCGATCGCCACCACGGTGGCCGGGCTCGAGCCCGACACTGCGGCGAACAGCGCGCAGGCCAACACGCCGGCCAGACCCAGCCCGCCGTGCCAATGGCCGACCATGGCGGTGGCGAAATCGATCATCCGCCGCGCCACGCCGCCGTGGGTCAGGAAGTTGCCGGCCAGGATGAAGAAGGGGATCGCCATGATCTCGAACTTCTCGATGCCGGTGAACAGCTTGAGCGCCACCGATTCGATCGGCACCTGGGTCATGGTGAACAGGAAGGTCAGCACCGTGAGGCCGAGCGCGATCGAGATCGGCATGCCGGTCAACATCAGGCCGAGCAGCAGGCAGAAGATCATCGCCTTGCCGCCGCCGACCACCGACGCCGCCACCAGCATCGCCAGGATGCCGAGCGGCCATTTGATCGAAACCGGCCTGGCCGGGCTTGCAACGAGATCAGCGCTCATACCGGGGTCCCTTCGATTTCTTCTTCGAGGCCTTCGACGTGGCCGTGGTCGTGATGCGGCAATTCGCCGGTGCGCAGGTAGTTCCAGCCGACCTGCAGGAAGCGGAAGCACATCAGGTAGGAGCCGGCCGGCACCGCCAGGTAGACGATCCACATCGGGATCTCGAGGTCGGCCGAGGTCTGGTCGGTGTGGGCGATCTCCCACACGAAGGTGGCGCCGAGCGTGCCGACGATGCCGGTGAACAAGGCGCCGGCGCCGAGCGCGATCAGCACGAACAGCTTGCGGTGCTTCTCCTCCAGCCGGTTGACCAGCACGTCGACGCCGACGTGGATGCCGGTGCGCACGCCGTAGGCGGCGCCGAACTTGGCCATCCAGACGAACAGGTAGATGCACAGCTCCTGCGCCCAGCTCAGGTTCTGCCGCAGCAGCCAGTCCTGCACGCCGGGGATGGCGTAGCCCGAGGCGTAGCGGTGCAGCACCGCCACGAAGATGACGAGGGTGGCCACTGCCATCAGCGTGGCGATGAACCACTCCTCGAGGTGATCGAAGAATTTCATGTTGTCTGTCTCCCTGGAAAGGCGCGCCGGCTCATCGCGGCGGCGGGCCGCGAAGGATGGCCGCGGCGGCCGGGTTCCCGGCCCGGCCGCCACGCGCCCACGCCCGGGCGGCCCGCCTTAGCGGCCGGCCGCCCGGGCGGGTCCTGCTCAGTTGGCCGGATTGAAGCCGGTTTCCTTGTAGATCGACTGGATCAGGTCGTTGCCGATCCGGTCGGCCATCTGCGCATGCACCGGCACCAGCGCCTTCTTCAGCGCCGCGCGCTCGGCCGGGCTCAGGGTGACGATCTGGGTCTTGCCCGATTTCTTCACGTTCTCGATGTCGCCCTCGTTCTCGCTCTTGGCGATCCGGTTGGCGAACTGAGTGGCCTCCTTCAGCGAGAACTCCAGCTGCTGGCGCAGATCGGGCGGCAGGCCGTCCCAGAAGCGCTTGTTGACGATCACGGCGTAGCCCAGGTAGCCGTGGTCCGACAGCGTCAGGTACTTCTGCACCTCGTGCATCTTCTGGGTGTAGAAGTTCGACGGCGGGTTCTCGGCGCCGTCCACCACGCCGGTCTGCAGGCCCTGGTAGACCTCGGAGAAGGCCATCTGCTGCGGCAGCGAGCCGAGCGCGCGCATCTGCGCGTCGAGCACCTTGGACGACTGGATGCGCATCTTCAGGCCGCGGAAATCGGCCGGCGTCTTCAAGGGCTTGTTGGCGCTGAACTGCTTGAAGCCGTTGTCCCAGTATGCGAGGCCGAGGATGCCCTTGCTGTCGAGCTTCTTGAGCAGCGCGGCGCCGATCGGGCCCTGGGTGACCTTATGCAGCTCGTCGTAGTTGTCGAAGATGAAGGGCAGGTCGAACACCTCGAACTCCTTCACCCCGAGCGGGCCGAACTTAGCCAGCGACGGCGCCAGCATCTGCACCGCGCCGAGCTGCAGCGCCTCCAGCTCTTCCTTGTCCTTGTAGAGCTGGCTGTTCGGATAGACCTCGATCTTGACCAGGCCCTTGGTGCGCTCCTCGGCCAGCTTCTTGAAGAACATCGCGGCCTTGCCCTTGGGCGTGTCGTTGGCCACCACGTGGCTGAACTTGATGACGATGGGGTCGGCAGGGGTGGGGCGGCGGCGAGGGCAGCGGTGGCGGACAGCGCGAGCGCCAGCGCGGCGCCAAGCAGGGAGCGGCGTTGCATGGGGGATGTCTCCTGGATGTTGTTGGGACCAGCGCGATCGATCTTGTCCGGCCGGCCGGGCCGCCGCAATTGTGGTCGGACCCGATGGCGGGCCGCCGGCGCCGGGTGCCACCGGTATAGACCGCGGCCGGACGGGACGCAGTTGTGGCTGACCACGATGCCGCGCTCGTGGCCCTCGACTAGGATGCAGTCCATGCATCCGCCTCCCCTCCCCGCCCTGTCGGCGCGCCAGCTGTGGCTGTGGCCGCGCGTCGCACTGGTCCTGTTCGCTGCCGCCGTGATCGGCCTGATGGCCTACCTGCGCCAGAGCGAGCGCGAAGAAGCGCGGCTGGTGCTGATCAGCGACGTGCTGTGGATCGAGCAGAACCTGCGCTTCCAGTTCGACCAGACCGAGGAGCGGCTGCGCGCGCTGCTCGACGCCGCCCGCAAGAACGAAGTCGACGAGGCCGGCTTCGCCGCGCGCGCCCGGCTGCTGGCCGAGACCAACCCGGCCATCGTCGGCGTCCGGCTCAGCGCCGGCGGCCGGCGCTGGCGCCACGGCGTCGACGCCGAGGCGGCCGCGCTCGACGGCGCGCTGCGCTTCGCCCGCGGCACCGGCCGGCCCGGCTACAGCGACGTGCTCGGCCCGGCCGGCTATACCGCGGTGGCGCTGGTGGACGGCGAGCGCGAGGCGGTGGCGCTGATCTCGCTGCCCAAGCTCTTGGCCCAGCAGGTGCCGTGGTGGTTCGCCACCAAGTACCGGCTGGCGGTGCTCGACGGCCAGGGCCGCGAGGTCGCCAGCAAGTCCGCCATCACCACCGAGCGCGAGGCGCTGAGCTACCAGCTCACTTTCGACCCGCCCGGCCACGGCCTGGCCCTGCAGGTGACCGCCTACCGCGCGCCGACCGGCACGGTGCAGAAGGCGCTGGTGGCCGCCGTGCTGGTGCTGGCCGTGCTGGTGCTGCTGAGCGGCTGGCGGCTGCAGCGGCAGATCCGTGGCCGGCTCAGCGCCGAGGCCGCGCTGCGCGAGGAACACGCCTTCCGCACCGCGATGGGCAATTCGCTGGCGATCGGCATGCGCGCGCGCGACCTGGCCGGCCGCATCATCTACGTCAACCCGGCCTTCTGCCGCATGGTCGGCTTCGAGGCCGACGAGCTGATCGGCACGCTGCCGCCCTACCCCTACTGGAACCCGGCCGACCTCGACAGCCACCAGGCCCAGAACGAGGCGGTGCTGGCCGGCCGCGCGCCGCAGGACGGCTTCGAATCGACCATCCGCCACCGCGACGGCCGGCTGGTCGCCACCCGCGTCTACGCCACCCCGCTGATCGACGCCGGTGGCCGCCAGCGTGGCTGGCTCAGCTCGGTGGTCGACATCACTGCGCAGAAAGCGGCCGAGGCGCGCGAACGCGAGCAGGAAGAGAAACTGCGCCAGACCGGCCGGCTGATCGCCATGGGCGAGATGGCCTCGACGCTGGCGCACGAGCTGAACCAGCCGCTGATGGCGATGAGCACCTACGCCAGCGCCGCCCGCAAGCTGGCCGGCCAGGACGAGCGCGAGCTGCTCGATTCGACCCTGGTCAAGATCGGCGGCCAGGCCCAGCGCGCCGCCGAGGTGGTGCGCCGGATCCGCGAGTTCGTGCGCAAGCGCGCGCCGCACCGCGAGCCGGGCACGCTCGACGCCATCGTGGCCGACGCGCTGGAGCTGATCGAACCCGACGCGCGCGCGCGCAGCGTGCGGCTGACGGTGGAGCTGGCGGCCGGCGAGGCCGAAATCGAGGCCGACCGGGTGCTGATCGGCCAGGTGGTGATCAACCTCCTGCGCAACGCCATCGACGCCTGCGCGCCGCTCGACGCCGAACGGCGCGAGGTGCGGCTGGCCAGCCGGGCCGACGCCGAGGCGGTGCACCTGACGGTCTGCGACCGCGGCCCCGGCATCGCGCCGGAGATCGCCGAGCAGCTGTTCGAAGCCTTCTTCACCACCAAGCCGCTGGGCATGGGCATCGGCCTGTCGATCTGCCGTTCCATCGTCGAGCAGCACCATGGCAAACTCTGGTTCGAACCGGCGCCCGCCGGGGGTGCCTGCTTCCACGTGAGCCTGCCGCGATGAATGCAACCAAGCCGGTCTACCTGGTCGACGACGACGCCGCCGTGCGCGATGCGCTCGGCCTCCTGCTGCTGTCGCACGGCTACACGGTGCGCGCCTTCGACAGCGGCGAGGCCTTCCTGGCCGCCATCGACGCGCGCAGCGAGGGCGTGGCGGTGCTGGACGTGCGGATGACCGGGCTCAGCGGGCTCGACGTGTTCGACCGGCTGCGCGCCGACGACAGCGAGCTGATCGTGCTGTTCCTGTCGGGCCACGGCGATATCCCGATGGCGGTGCAGGCGGTCAAGCAGGGTGCCTTCGACTTCCTCGAGAAGCCCTGCGGCGACCAGCAGCTGCTGGACAAGATCGACGACGCGCTGGCGATCGCGCAGGCGCGCAGCCAGTCGCGCGGCGGCCAGCAGGCGGTGCAGTCGCGGCTGGCCACGCTGTCGCCGCGCGAGCGCGAGGTGATGCAGCTAGTGCTGGCCGGCAAGCTCAACAAGCAGGTCGCCGACGAGCTCAACATCGCCATCCGCACGGTCGAGGTGCACCGCGCCAACGTGTTCGCCAAGATGGGCGTGCGCTCGGCGCTGGATCTGGCGCAGTTGCTGGCGGGGCGCTAGCTCGGGCACGAATTCGCACTGGCCGTCGAAGCCCCTCTCCCTCGGTGAGAGGAGTCGGGGTGAGGGAGCGCCGGTTCAGCCGCCCGCTGACGGCACCAGGCCACGCATCCACGGTCAGCGATCACTCGACCGGCGTCCTTCACCCGGCCCTCCCCGGAGGGAGAGGGTTCAAGCCTCGCTCATCCGGCCATTCACTTCACGCCAGCCGCGCCACCGCCTCCGCCGCCCGCACCATCTGCTCGTCGGTATTGAGCAGATCCGGGCACAGCCGCAGCCCCGCCGCACGCGCGTCGCCGTTCACGCCGGCCGCCTTGAGCCGCGCCGCCAGCCCCATCGGATCGTCGTGCGGCACGGTCAGGAAGGCGCCGTAGTCCTCGCCCTCGCCGAAGCTGCTCACCCGCGCGCGCGCAGCGCCTCGGCCAGCGTGCGCTTCTGCTGCAGCGACCAGGCGCGCAGCCGCTCGACGCCGGCCGCGGCCACGAAGGCCAGGCCGGCTCGCGCCTGGTAGAAGCCGAGCGGGTTCATGGTCGACTCGAGCCAGCCGTCGCCGCCGGCGGCGAATTCGGGCGGCGTCGGCCGGCGGTAGGCGAACGGATCCTTCTTGGCGAACCAGCCGGTGTCGAGCGTGGTCAGCCCCTCGGCCAGCACCTCGGGCGAGACGTAGAGCCAGCACACGCCCGGGCCGCCGCGCAGGTACTTGTAGCTGCCGGCGATGGCGAAATCGACGCCGAGCGCGGCCAGGTCGAGCGGCAGCACGCCGTAGCCGTGGTAGACGTCGAGCAGCACCCGCGCCCCGGCGGCGTGCGCCGCCTCCACCAGCCGCGGCAATCCGGCCAGCACCTGGCCCGAGGCGAAGAACACCTGCGACACCACCACCAGCTCGATGCCGTCGAGCCGCTCGATCAGGTCGTCGACGTGGAAGCGGCCGTCCTCGCGCGGCGCGGTCCATTCGACCACGGCGCGGCCGCGGTCGGCGTACTGCTTGAGGATATGGTCGAGCGAATCGAATTCGCCGAGCGTGGTCAGCACCCGCGGCGCGGTGACGAAGCTGTTGAGCACCGCGCGCAGGCCCTGGCCGGCGCTGGTCTTGGGCACGATGCAGTCGGCCCGCGGCGCGCCGGTCAGCCGCGCGGTGGCGGCGCGCCAGGCCTGCATCTCGTCCCACCACGGGTTCCAGGCGTCGTCCATGCGGGAGAACCAGGCGCCGGCGCCTTCGGCCAGGTCGTCGGCAGTCGCGTCGAGCGGGCGGCCGAGCGAATGGTTGGCGAGGTAGATCTCTTCGCCGTCGCGCGCCAGCACGCGCGAGAACAACGGGAAGACGTGGCGGGCAAGGCCGGCGGCGTCGAACGGGGATGGGCCGAGCGGCGCGAAGGCGGCCTGGATGGCACGGGTCATTGAGGGGCTCCGGTCGAGGATCAAGACCGCGGCGCGTCCCGGCGGTAACCGGGGC is a genomic window of Chitinimonas koreensis containing:
- a CDS encoding DSD1 family PLP-dependent enzyme, coding for MSLDPSLVLPPPARPGDPLSAIDTPALLVELDAFERNLARMQARADAAGVALRPHAKAHKCPAIAQAQLRQGAVGICCQKVSEALPFVLAGVPDILVSNEIAGPAKAALLARMALHARMSVCVDHAGQIAALAATTAEAGSRLDVLVEVDIGQERCGVADAPAVLRLLEALAAHPQLRFKGLQAYHGAIQHLRGHAERAAAAARAAERTAAVLAELQRAGVRCEVVTGGGTGSVEFDLASGVYTEVQPGSYPFMDADYGSSEYGDALRFEHSLFLASTVMSCGNGERIVLDAGLKSLAVDSGLPRVWDDGRESGSLVYAAANDEHGIVRSREAGQPRPALGSMLLLVPGHCDPTLNLHDELVAVRAGRVEAIWPIAARGLSR
- a CDS encoding FKBP-type peptidyl-prolyl cis-trans isomerase; the encoded protein is MSSELRIVDIEPGDGREAVKGALITTHYTGWLEDGTQFDSSHARGKPFQCVIGTGRVIKGWDQGLMGMKVGGKRKLWVPAHLAYGERQVGAHIKPNSDLVFEIELLEVLTRDD
- a CDS encoding TRAP transporter large permease, with protein sequence MSADLVASPARPVSIKWPLGILAMLVAASVVGGGKAMIFCLLLGLMLTGMPISIALGLTVLTFLFTMTQVPIESVALKLFTGIEKFEIMAIPFFILAGNFLTHGGVARRMIDFATAMVGHWHGGLGLAGVLACALFAAVSGSSPATVVAIGSIILPAMVKQGFPKQFGAGVITTSGALGILIPPSIVMVMYSVATNTSVGALFMAGVIPGLMLAFVLGFVAWWRARKFGYPRLPKASWAQRWRAFRRAVWGILLIVVVMGGIYSGIFTPTEAAAMSAVYAFIVAVFIYRDMPLKQVPKVLVGSAAMSAMLLYIITNAVLFSFLMTHENIPQAMADWLLSMGLGPIAFLLAVNVLLLLAGNVMEPSSIVLIFAPILFPVAIQLGIDPVHFGILIVVNMEVGMCHPPVGLNLYVASGITRMGITELTVAVWPWLLAMLGFLALITYVPAISTWLPRTLGMM
- a CDS encoding TRAP transporter small permease: MKFFDHLEEWFIATLMAVATLVIFVAVLHRYASGYAIPGVQDWLLRQNLSWAQELCIYLFVWMAKFGAAYGVRTGIHVGVDVLVNRLEEKHRKLFVLIALGAGALFTGIVGTLGATFVWEIAHTDQTSADLEIPMWIVYLAVPAGSYLMCFRFLQVGWNYLRTGELPHHDHGHVEGLEEEIEGTPV
- a CDS encoding TRAP transporter substrate-binding protein, with translation MVANDTPKGKAAMFFKKLAEERTKGLVKIEVYPNSQLYKDKEELEALQLGAVQMLAPSLAKFGPLGVKEFEVFDLPFIFDNYDELHKVTQGPIGAALLKKLDSKGILGLAYWDNGFKQFSANKPLKTPADFRGLKMRIQSSKVLDAQMRALGSLPQQMAFSEVYQGLQTGVVDGAENPPSNFYTQKMHEVQKYLTLSDHGYLGYAVIVNKRFWDGLPPDLRQQLEFSLKEATQFANRIAKSENEGDIENVKKSGKTQIVTLSPAERAALKKALVPVHAQMADRIGNDLIQSIYKETGFNPAN
- a CDS encoding sensor histidine kinase, coding for MHPPPLPALSARQLWLWPRVALVLFAAAVIGLMAYLRQSEREEARLVLISDVLWIEQNLRFQFDQTEERLRALLDAARKNEVDEAGFAARARLLAETNPAIVGVRLSAGGRRWRHGVDAEAAALDGALRFARGTGRPGYSDVLGPAGYTAVALVDGEREAVALISLPKLLAQQVPWWFATKYRLAVLDGQGREVASKSAITTEREALSYQLTFDPPGHGLALQVTAYRAPTGTVQKALVAAVLVLAVLVLLSGWRLQRQIRGRLSAEAALREEHAFRTAMGNSLAIGMRARDLAGRIIYVNPAFCRMVGFEADELIGTLPPYPYWNPADLDSHQAQNEAVLAGRAPQDGFESTIRHRDGRLVATRVYATPLIDAGGRQRGWLSSVVDITAQKAAEAREREQEEKLRQTGRLIAMGEMASTLAHELNQPLMAMSTYASAARKLAGQDERELLDSTLVKIGGQAQRAAEVVRRIREFVRKRAPHREPGTLDAIVADALELIEPDARARSVRLTVELAAGEAEIEADRVLIGQVVINLLRNAIDACAPLDAERREVRLASRADAEAVHLTVCDRGPGIAPEIAEQLFEAFFTTKPLGMGIGLSICRSIVEQHHGKLWFEPAPAGGACFHVSLPR
- a CDS encoding response regulator transcription factor; protein product: MNATKPVYLVDDDAAVRDALGLLLLSHGYTVRAFDSGEAFLAAIDARSEGVAVLDVRMTGLSGLDVFDRLRADDSELIVLFLSGHGDIPMAVQAVKQGAFDFLEKPCGDQQLLDKIDDALAIAQARSQSRGGQQAVQSRLATLSPREREVMQLVLAGKLNKQVADELNIAIRTVEVHRANVFAKMGVRSALDLAQLLAGR
- a CDS encoding aminotransferase class V-fold PLP-dependent enzyme codes for the protein MTRAIQAAFAPLGPSPFDAAGLARHVFPLFSRVLARDGEEIYLANHSLGRPLDATADDLAEGAGAWFSRMDDAWNPWWDEMQAWRAATARLTGAPRADCIVPKTSAGQGLRAVLNSFVTAPRVLTTLGEFDSLDHILKQYADRGRAVVEWTAPREDGRFHVDDLIERLDGIELVVVSQVFFASGQVLAGLPRLVEAAHAAGARVLLDVYHGYGVLPLDLAALGVDFAIAGSYKYLRGGPGVCWLYVSPEVLAEGLTTLDTGWFAKKDPFAYRRPTPPEFAAGGDGWLESTMNPLGFYQARAGLAFVAAAGVERLRAWSLQQKRTLAEALRARG